The Borreliella afzelii DNA segment AACAATCAATATTACTGAAGAACAAATATATAAAGAGTTCCTTAGACTAGGAATGGAGCAACTAATAGCACAAGATTTATCTAAAAGATATTATCACAATAAGCTTACGTATAGAGATTTAGAAAATTTAGAAAAACAATTTGGTTTAAAGTTTGAGAATCTTGAGTTCAAGATTGATACTATAGAAAAGAATTTAAATACTAAGATTGATACTGTAAAAAGTGAACTTAATACCAAGATTGATACTGTAAAAAGTGAACTTAATACCAAGATTGATACTGTAGAAAAGAATTTGCAAAAAGACATAGCTAACTTAGATGCTAAGATTGATGCTGTAGAAAAGAATTTGCAAAAAGACATAGCTAACTTAGATGCTAAGATTGATGCTGTAGAAAAGAATTTGCAAAAAGACATGTCTAAT contains these protein-coding regions:
- the bdr gene encoding Bdr family repetitive protein gives rise to the protein MELVSTINITEEQIYKEFLRLGMEQLIAQDLSKRYYHNKLTYRDLENLEKQFGLKFENLEFKIDTIEKNLNTKIDTVKSELNTKIDTVKSELNTKIDTVEKNLQKDIANLDAKIDAVEKNLQKDIANLDAKIDAVEKNLQKDMSNLEQNLKKEMQTNNQLLLEKIETNNQLLLEKIETNNQLLLEKFKVSNRIITIAAIVVIPIAISILVPYVVSLIGSHLN